The Streptomyces tendae genome has a window encoding:
- a CDS encoding MetQ/NlpA family ABC transporter substrate-binding protein, whose product MRNTAKITTAVLAAGALTLGLSACGSDKDAASDTSGPLVVAASPVPHAEILNFVKDNLAEKAGLDLEVKEFTDYVTPNTATEDGSVGANFFQTQPYLDDFNKKNGTHIVSVVDVHLEPLGLYSHKVKKADELKSGATIAIPNDTVNEGRALQLLAANGLLTLKDGVGTSATPADITDNPKKLTFKELEAAQTPRSLDDVDAAVVNGNYAIEADLKPAKDALVLEEAKDNPNSNLLAVKEGQEDDPRVKKLADLLTSPEVKKYIEDTYAGSVLPSF is encoded by the coding sequence GTGCGTAACACCGCCAAGATCACCACCGCCGTGCTCGCCGCCGGAGCCCTCACCCTCGGGCTCTCCGCCTGCGGCTCGGACAAGGACGCCGCCTCCGACACCTCCGGCCCGCTGGTCGTCGCCGCGAGCCCCGTGCCCCACGCCGAGATCCTGAACTTCGTCAAGGACAACCTCGCCGAGAAGGCCGGCCTCGACCTCGAGGTCAAGGAGTTCACCGACTACGTCACCCCGAACACCGCGACGGAGGACGGCTCGGTCGGCGCCAACTTCTTCCAGACCCAGCCGTACCTCGACGACTTCAACAAGAAGAACGGCACGCACATCGTGTCGGTCGTCGACGTGCACTTGGAGCCGCTCGGCCTCTACTCGCACAAGGTGAAGAAGGCCGACGAGCTGAAGAGCGGCGCGACGATCGCGATCCCCAACGACACCGTCAACGAGGGCCGGGCCCTGCAGCTGCTGGCCGCCAACGGCCTGCTCACCCTCAAGGACGGCGTCGGCACCTCGGCGACCCCCGCGGACATCACGGACAACCCCAAGAAGCTCACCTTCAAGGAACTCGAGGCCGCCCAGACCCCGCGCTCCCTGGACGACGTCGACGCCGCGGTGGTCAACGGCAACTACGCCATCGAGGCCGACCTGAAGCCCGCCAAGGACGCCCTGGTCCTCGAAGAGGCGAAGGACAACCCGAACAGCAACCTCCTCGCCGTCAAGGAGGGCCAGGAGGACGACCCGCGCGTGAAGAAGCTCGCCGACCTCCTCACCTCGCCCGAGGTGAAGAAGTACATCGAGGACACGTACGCCGGATCGGTCCTCCCCTCCTTCTGA
- a CDS encoding GNAT family N-acetyltransferase, with protein sequence MTSTFPDISISTERLVLRPLDTDDVPALAAMMSDEQVGAWTDVPQPFTEESARAWISGYAPAERAAGRGLDLAVTEFLTQRLVGVVQLTRTNWHVRSTELSYIVAPWARGEGYASEAALATAQWLFKDQKFERIELRTAADNTASQQVAQKIGCISEGVLRNACIARVRTEDGGWSEVRTDFIVWSLLPEDIEGADGQLADSNGFSGYTDWN encoded by the coding sequence ATGACGAGCACCTTCCCCGACATCTCCATCAGCACGGAGCGGTTGGTGCTGCGTCCCCTCGACACGGACGACGTCCCCGCCCTCGCCGCGATGATGAGCGACGAGCAGGTGGGCGCCTGGACGGACGTCCCGCAGCCGTTCACGGAGGAGAGCGCCCGCGCCTGGATCAGCGGGTACGCCCCCGCCGAGCGCGCGGCCGGCCGCGGGCTCGACCTCGCCGTCACCGAGTTCCTCACCCAGCGCCTGGTCGGCGTCGTCCAGCTCACCAGGACCAACTGGCACGTGCGCTCCACCGAGCTGTCGTACATCGTCGCTCCCTGGGCGCGCGGCGAGGGCTACGCGTCCGAGGCGGCCCTCGCCACCGCCCAGTGGCTCTTCAAGGACCAGAAGTTCGAACGCATCGAGCTGCGCACCGCGGCCGACAACACCGCGTCCCAGCAGGTCGCCCAGAAGATCGGCTGCATCAGCGAGGGCGTGCTGCGCAACGCCTGCATAGCCAGGGTCCGCACCGAGGACGGAGGCTGGAGCGAGGTGCGCACCGACTTCATCGTGTGGAGCCTGCTGCCGGAGGACATCGAGGGCGCGGACGGCCAACTGGCCGACAGCAACGGCTTCTCCGGCTACACCGACTGGAACTGA